The following coding sequences lie in one Peromyscus maniculatus bairdii isolate BWxNUB_F1_BW_parent chromosome 3, HU_Pman_BW_mat_3.1, whole genome shotgun sequence genomic window:
- the C3H3orf22 gene encoding uncharacterized protein C3orf22 homolog, with amino-acid sequence MESRGPKKPRRYKKRKMKSQERFIKKFPFRLSWLTEPSTAYLQSWKTKSNSLKDQLPLQKKLMPTRSIPPPGAGAPEFTSPFSFSSQPPQPPLCNLWELKLLSLRFPRQDLDKLPPPKADANQPYTSETSGPMESFP; translated from the exons ATGGAATCGAGAGGCCCGAAGAAACCCCGTCGGTATAAGAAACGTAAAATGAAGAGCCAGGAGAGATTCATCAAGAAGTTTCCTTTCAG GTTGTCTTGGTTGACGGAGCCCAGCACAGCTTACCTCCAGTCTTGGAAGACCAAGAGCAACTCACTGAAGGACCAGCTGCCCTTACAGAAGAAGCTGATGCCCACACGGTCCATTCCTCCCCCAGG GGCTGGAGCTCCGGAATTTACATCACCATTCAGCTTCTCCTCACAGCCTCCACAGCCTCCACTATGTAACCTCTGGGAACTTAAATTGCTGAGTCTCCGTTTCCCTAGACAAGACCTGGACAAGCTGCCTCCTCCAAAGGCCGATGCTAACCAGCCCTACACGAGTGAGACTTCGGGGCCAATGGAGAGCTTTCCCTAG